In one Silene latifolia isolate original U9 population chromosome 10, ASM4854445v1, whole genome shotgun sequence genomic region, the following are encoded:
- the LOC141605347 gene encoding uncharacterized protein LOC141605347, whose amino-acid sequence MDIAEDIRALQLDSADVEEPEVQEVDDVVKMEEDVEESHDADSVQKDSTEEMHEDPVHEANEAINDNAEPAQRKRHLNVVFIGHVDAGKSTIGGQILFLSGQVDDRTIQKYEKEAKDKARDSWYMAYIMDTNEEERAKGKTVEVGRAHFETETTRFTVLDAPGHKSYVPNMISGASQADIGVLVISARKGEFETGFEKGGQTREHVMLAKTLGVTKLLVVVNKMDEPTVKWSKERYDEIESKMTPFLKGSNYNVKKDVKFLPISGLLGTNIKVRVDKSVCPWWNGESLFEAMDGIEGPPRDPEGPLRIPIIDKFKDMGTVIMGKIESGTIREGDTVTIMPNKANVKVLAIYIDDNKVKYAEPGENLRVRLSGIEEEDILPGFVLSSVSKPIGAVSEFQAQLHIHELVENAIFTAGYKAILHIHAVVEECEIVDLIQQIDLKTKKPMKKKPLFVKSGAVVICRIQASNLICVEKFSDFTQLGRFTLRTEGKTIAVGKVLELLSA is encoded by the exons ATGG ATATTGCCGAGGATATTCGGGCATTGCAGCTTGACTCAGCTG ATGTGGAGGAGCCTGAGGTACAAGAAGTTGACGATGTGGTTAAAATGGAGGAAG ATGTTGAGGAGTCTCATGATGCTGATTCAGTTCAAAAGGACTCAACAG AGGAAATGCACGAAGACCCTGTCCATGAAGCAAATGAAGCAATAAATGACAATGCTGAGCCTGCACAACGGAAACGTCACTTAAATGTTGTCTTTATCGGTCATGTTG ATGCTGGTAAGTCCACGATTGGAGGTCAGATACTTTTCCTCAGTGGGCAGGTTGATGATCGTACAATCCAGAAGTATGAGAAAGAAGCCAAGGATAAAGCCCGAGATAGTTG GTACATGGCATATATTATGGATACCAACGAAGAAGAGCGTGCTAAG GGCAAGACTGTAGAAGTCGGGAGAGCACATTTCGAGACTGAGACAACTAGGTTTACCGTTTTAGATGCACCG GGCCACAAAAGCTATGTACCAAATATGATTAGTGGGGCATCACAAGCTGATATAGGCGTTTTG GTTATTTCTGCTCGTAAAGGAGAGTTTGAAACTGGATTTGAGAAAGGTGGACAGACTCGAGAACATGTTATGCTTGCCAAGACCCTTGGTGTCACGAAGCTCTTAGTTGTGGTTAACAAGATGGATGAGCCCACTGTCAAATGGTCAAAAGAAAG GTATGATGAGATAGAGTCAAAGATGACTCCGTTCTTGAAGGGGTCGAACTACAATGTCAAGAAAG ATGTCAAATTTCTTCCAATATCTGGTCTGCTTGGAACAAACATAAAGGTGAGGGTTGACAAAAGTGTATGCCCATGGTGGAATGGCGAATCTCTTTTTGAAGCAATGGATGGTATTGAAGGTCCTCCACGAGATCCTGAAGGACCCCTGAG GATTCCCATTattgataaattcaaagataTGGGAACTGTTATTATGGGTAAAATTGAATCTGGCACTATACGTGAGGGCGACACAGTGACAATTATGCCAAACAAG GCTAATGTGAAAGTTCTTGCTATATACATTGATGATAATAAAGTCAAATATGCTGAACCGGGTGAAAATTTACGGGTTAGATTGTCTGGGATTGAAGAAGAAGATATTTTGCCAGGCTTTGTCTTGTCAAGCGTTT CCAAGCCGATTGGAGCTGTTAGCGAGTTTCAAGCTCAGTTGCACATCCATGAGTTGGTTGAAAAT GCAATTTTCACGGCTGGATATAAGGCGATCTTGCATATTCATGCTGTTGTTGAGGAATGTGAGATCGTTGATTTGATACAGCAGATTGATCTCAAGACAAAGAAACCAATGAAGAAAAAACCTCTTTTTGTTAAGTCTGGGGCTGTTGTCATATGCCGTATTCAG GCGAGTAATTTGATATGCGTGGAGAAGTTCTCAGATTTTACACAACTTGGGAGGTTTACGCTACGAACAGAAG GGAAAACTATAGCGGTGGGAAAAGTTCTTGAGCTTCTTTCTGCTTAA